Proteins found in one Clostridium kluyveri DSM 555 genomic segment:
- a CDS encoding ABC transporter permease, which produces MTGIKATLINELEKLYKNKKVLIVAVLSIIFIIIGQVFILVVRNNFGLKGVSSTEFPLLVLSVFINTLLPLFIALITIDSFSGEFSNNTMKICLTKPVSRLKLFIVKISAIIVIIFITLMVIMFFSIISGLIFNANSFTWENIIKIIISYMVTLIPMIILCLMIVLFTNILKSGIAVFFLSVLVFILFKVLAVFFPSYSGILFTSIMGWHTLWLMDNIPFIKIFRNFIMMLSYIIILFTTAYYMFDKKDF; this is translated from the coding sequence ATGACAGGAATTAAAGCAACCCTAATAAATGAGTTGGAAAAATTATATAAAAATAAAAAAGTTTTAATAGTAGCTGTACTGTCCATAATATTTATTATAATTGGACAAGTTTTTATTTTAGTGGTAAGAAATAATTTTGGCCTTAAAGGTGTTTCTAGTACGGAGTTTCCCTTGCTGGTTCTCTCAGTATTTATAAACACACTGCTACCCTTGTTTATAGCTCTTATTACTATTGATAGTTTTTCTGGTGAGTTCTCTAATAATACTATGAAAATATGTTTAACAAAACCCGTTTCAAGATTAAAGCTTTTTATTGTAAAAATAAGTGCAATAATTGTAATTATATTTATAACTTTGATGGTTATAATGTTTTTTTCTATAATATCAGGACTAATTTTTAATGCTAATTCTTTTACTTGGGAGAACATTATTAAAATAATAATTTCATACATGGTAACTTTGATACCTATGATAATCCTATGCCTTATGATTGTTCTGTTTACAAATATATTAAAAAGTGGAATAGCTGTATTTTTTCTTTCTGTGCTAGTGTTTATTTTATTTAAAGTACTTGCTGTTTTCTTTCCATCATATTCTGGAATTTTGTTTACATCCATTATGGGATGGCACACTTTGTGGCTTATGGATAATATACCATTTATAAAGATATTTCGTAATTTTATAATGATGTTAAGTTATATTATAATATTATTTACAACAGCTTATTATATGTTTGACAAAAAAGATTTTTAA
- the ltrA gene encoding group II intron reverse transcriptase/maturase produces the protein MNAKANNTIDKVRELQRKLYLSAKTNKKRKFHSLYDKVYREDILLKAWKQVKANKGSGGIDDMHIDDVIKYGENKFLKEIQQKLIENNYHPKPVKRVFIPKKGGKKRPLGIPIIKDRVVQMATKIVIEPVFEADFKEYSYGFRPKHNQHQALDVIRKKCNNKGWWVLDADIKSYFDNINHDKLMILIKQRVSDRRMLKLIMKWLKVGVMEDGEYKESEMGSPQGSPISPLLSNIYLNYFDVVWDKYYKHLGTLVKFADDFIVISRTKKEIYHAYNAVKKIFKRLELQLHPDKTRFVNMWDGKEGFDFLGFHHRRSLVENGKGQRYHTTIQVPNQKAMKNMRRKIKEVLGNRSNLKMDMYDLVQIMNKKIVGLKNYYNLKYSGKQLNKIDWYIIERFTIWYNNKKQRRPRHRGVKEVMNKLSEIGLRKLSS, from the coding sequence GTGAATGCGAAAGCTAACAACACCATAGACAAAGTTCGAGAACTTCAGAGAAAACTATATCTAAGTGCCAAAACTAATAAGAAACGGAAGTTTCACTCTCTATATGACAAAGTTTATAGAGAAGATATTCTATTAAAAGCATGGAAACAAGTGAAAGCCAATAAAGGTTCCGGTGGGATTGATGATATGCATATTGATGATGTTATAAAGTATGGAGAAAATAAATTTCTCAAAGAAATACAACAAAAATTAATAGAAAATAATTATCATCCTAAGCCGGTGAAAAGAGTATTCATCCCAAAGAAAGGCGGTAAGAAAAGACCATTGGGAATTCCAATAATTAAAGATAGAGTTGTGCAAATGGCAACTAAAATAGTTATTGAACCTGTATTTGAAGCAGATTTTAAGGAATATTCATATGGCTTTCGCCCCAAGCACAACCAACATCAAGCCTTAGACGTTATAAGAAAGAAATGTAATAACAAAGGTTGGTGGGTACTTGATGCAGATATCAAAAGTTATTTTGATAATATAAATCACGATAAGTTAATGATATTGATAAAACAAAGGGTATCAGACAGACGAATGTTAAAACTTATAATGAAATGGTTAAAGGTGGGGGTAATGGAAGATGGAGAGTATAAAGAAAGTGAAATGGGCTCTCCGCAAGGATCACCCATCAGTCCATTGCTTTCAAATATATATCTAAATTATTTTGATGTGGTATGGGATAAATACTATAAACATCTTGGCACGCTTGTAAAGTTTGCTGATGATTTTATTGTTATCTCAAGAACAAAGAAAGAAATATACCATGCATATAATGCAGTAAAGAAAATCTTCAAAAGACTAGAATTACAGTTACATCCTGATAAAACAAGGTTTGTGAATATGTGGGATGGTAAAGAAGGATTTGATTTTCTCGGGTTTCATCATAGGCGTAGCCTTGTGGAGAATGGTAAAGGGCAGAGATATCATACAACAATACAAGTGCCTAATCAAAAGGCTATGAAAAATATGAGAAGAAAGATTAAAGAAGTCCTTGGAAACAGGTCAAATTTGAAGATGGATATGTATGATTTAGTCCAGATAATGAACAAGAAAATAGTAGGACTTAAGAATTACTATAATCTAAAGTATTCTGGTAAGCAATTAAATAAAATAGATTGGTATATTATAGAAAGGTTTACGATTTGGTACAACAATAAGAAACAACGTAGACCCCGACATAGAGGTGTAAAAGAGGTAATGAATAAACTCAGTGAAATAGGATTACGAAAACTTTCTTCTTAG
- a CDS encoding ABC transporter ATP-binding protein, with protein MEKVIELINLSKVYKNGRGIQNVDLDIYRGQIFGFLGPNGAGKTTAMKIMTGLVKPDRGDVKILGYSILEEFEKAIYKVGCIIENAEAYSYLTAFENLRQFSRYYNNIDDTKIEEVLDMVGLLKYKDEKPEKFSLGMKQRLGIASSILCDPEIVILDEPLNGLDVEGMIDVRNIIKNLAENKNTTFFISSHLIHDIELTCTHIGVLYNGNLINVDTTKNILNNYASLENYFISEVDRNDRN; from the coding sequence ATGGAAAAAGTTATTGAATTAATTAATTTATCTAAAGTATATAAAAATGGAAGGGGTATACAAAATGTTGATTTAGATATATATAGAGGCCAGATTTTTGGTTTTTTGGGGCCAAACGGTGCAGGAAAAACCACTGCCATGAAAATAATGACGGGACTTGTAAAACCAGATAGGGGAGATGTGAAAATATTAGGTTATAGTATATTGGAGGAATTTGAAAAGGCTATTTATAAGGTAGGGTGTATTATAGAAAATGCAGAAGCTTATTCCTATTTAACAGCTTTTGAAAATTTAAGGCAATTTTCTAGATATTACAACAATATAGATGATACTAAAATTGAAGAGGTTTTAGATATGGTAGGGCTTCTAAAATATAAAGATGAAAAACCTGAAAAATTTTCTTTGGGAATGAAACAAAGGCTTGGAATTGCATCTTCAATTCTATGTGATCCTGAAATTGTAATTTTGGATGAGCCTTTAAATGGTTTGGATGTGGAAGGGATGATTGATGTAAGAAACATAATAAAAAATTTAGCAGAAAATAAAAATACTACTTTTTTTATTTCTAGTCACCTAATACATGATATCGAATTAACTTGTACACATATTGGTGTTTTGTATAATGGAAATCTTATCAATGTAGATACTACTAAAAATATATTGAATAATTATGCTTCCTTGGAAAATTATTTTATAAGTGAGGTAGATAGAAATGACAGGAATTAA